In the genome of Streptomyces lydicus, the window GACCACCCTGCCGGACCTGGACCGCCTGATGCTGTTCGGCACCCACTCCGAGGGCATCGCCGCCGTGCGCGAAGAGCTGCGCACCCACTTCCCCGAGCGGGAGGTGGAGCTCGTCACCGACCTGCGGGCAGCCGCGTCGGATGCCGACATCATCATCGCCACCGCGGGCGGCCACACCCCGGCCGCCGTCGAGGCCGGCTGGCTGAAGCCGGGCGCGCTGTCGATCCTCGTGGGGCACGGGCTGGCGCCCTCCACACTGCACCGCGCCGATCGCGTCGTGGCCACGAGCGAGGCGCAGATGAAGGTCACCGGTACGGACATGGCCGACGAGGAAGGCCACTTCCCCGCCGTCGACACCGAGTTCCCGCCCGTGATCGCGGGCATCACGGCCGGCCGCCGCTCGGCGAAGGAACGCATCTTCGCCTACAACAGCGGACTCGTCGTCACCGACATCGCGCTGGGCCACCGCTTCGCCCAACTCGCCCTCGACCAGGGCCTGGGAGTGCAGGTGCCGCTGTGGCAGTGACCGACCTCGCGACCACCAACCCGCCGACGCTTCCCGCCCACCCCGACGCGGACACCGACCGGATCCTGGACAGCGGCGTGCTGCACGAGCTGTCCTACGCGTTCGGCGGCCCGTTCCACTTCCTGCTGCCGCACCGCTTCGACGCCAACCTCACCGCATTCCGCACCACACTCGACGAC includes:
- a CDS encoding ornithine cyclodeaminase family protein, whose translation is MTETTVGNEAHSIPADDKTLRILSTTDLAGIDISLADVVATVEGAYRTLHAGRSDNPRKLTVKPDDGHSVSYAMLGRDGSRDVVAIKTSYKHGLDKGREEQHYYTTLTLYDDVTGLPVAMMDCGRIGSLRTPAVSALLARECARPGARSALVIGTGTQGRLALPFLLTTLPDLDRLMLFGTHSEGIAAVREELRTHFPEREVELVTDLRAAASDADIIIATAGGHTPAAVEAGWLKPGALSILVGHGLAPSTLHRADRVVATSEAQMKVTGTDMADEEGHFPAVDTEFPPVIAGITAGRRSAKERIFAYNSGLVVTDIALGHRFAQLALDQGLGVQVPLWQ